The genomic window TGCTGAAGCCACTGTGAAACCTTACCCCTCCCAGGCTACTGAGGTCACCTAATGGAAGGCTCTTTAGATCCTTGTGTTGTACATGCACATGCCTTTTTTTCACACATTGGCtttattaataatgaaaaattaattcattaacTTATTAAATTGTCTCTTGTGATCAGAAAACTGTATACTGTAACTTTAGACCCTAGTCATAATACCCTGCATCAAGCTGCATTCAAACAGGTTAGAATTTTACTTCCAAGTTGCAAAAGGTGAAAATAGAATGatttaagtttttatttccAGCTATGGGTCAAACCCCAAATATACTGTCAAACGTCTATAATGCAGCTATTCAGATCCACTGTGCCTGCCGCCTTCCCAAAcacctttcacttttttttgatGAAAATCTCCAAACTTTGTAGGGTGAATTATGTTTTGAAAGTGTAGAAACACAATAAATCTGCAGGAACTTTTAGGGATCAATGTCCTAAATTCTTAAATGTTGGGTTTTTGTTGTCAGGCAATTTCTGCACTGCAATCTTAATACAGGAATCTAATCGTCGGTGttattcatttctttaagtttgtCTTCGTTTATCTTGCAGGGCATTCTTCCCCTTTCTGGACTTTCCTTCCAAGTTGTCTCTCTGGACTTGGACGCGTCACATTCGCCACACATGTTTGAAATCAGCAGTGAGTCCGTGGAAATTACAGAGTTCCACTAAGACGTGCAAAGcagtgtgaaaaactaagcatGGTTTATGCTGTTCCTTCTTCTATCCAGGTCCAGTGATGGACTCCAAGGTGTTCACGTGTGCCAGTGCGGCAGACCTACAGAAATGGATGCAGCACGCAGAAGACAGGAGATACAAGGCCATGATCCAACCCATGAGTCCCTCCCACTGCGCTCTCTCCTATCTAGTACTGACTAACTGTTGCACTGCATCTGGTTACCAAAGTATTGTAGTTACATGTCAGTAAAATACACTGTGCACATATTTCTCTTCTAGTTACCGTGTGATGAGAACTGGAAAAGAGAAGAACTGAAAAAATACTTACTACAAGCTCCAATATGGCAATGGGAGGGCTCGCCCATACAGCACATGGGTCAGCCGAGCTACGTATCTATTGTCCACATCatcaacacacagagacaggtaGTAAATACTCTTCAACGTCCTCTGAAAGTTTTCtgtaacatatttttaaaacattttttgtgtgttgacaTATTAAACTAAAGATGATCAACTGTTTGGCGggcacaaaaatcaccaaaattAGACGGTAGGCAATTTCCATTTAGATCATTAAATAGAAACTtgacttcttttttaaatcctaATAAAAATTATCTTGTTTTATTAGAATTATAAAATAGTCTTTGGGGAAATGATGAAGCCATCATAGGGAACCAAAAAAATTGCTTGCAAATTAATAATAAGACTGCTCTGAGTTCTCATTCACGGTAAAAAAGGATTGGGTAACTATGACATTAACATTGTGCAACTAACTTATGACAAACCACAACTGGAAAGTCTTGTTAAAATCATGTTCATTGCATTCATACAATATATGAATGCAATGAACATGATGTATACATGCTGTCTTTCAGCATGGAAAGACATTTTCTTCTGACTTCTTAAAGGCCTCAGAAAAGTGTAAAGACCCTATTTTCAGTACTCTTTCCTTCTACATTTACCACATGATGCAAGTTGAACCATAATTGACAAGAGCACATATTTCCCCTCAGCTCCTAAGAAAAAGGATGTGCAACCTTGTTCTCTATCACCATGTAGCAGTTTTCACTCTTTTCAGCTATGAGTTCTCATAAATATACATTGATACGTGTGTAATTCGATCTTCCAACAACTTAATGCAATCTCATAAACTTAGAATTAATCCAATTAAAAATACAGTCCTCCCACCATCTTGAATACAGTTGTTGAGATAGACATCGCTATTCCGCATAACTGCGTTTTATATATGACTAGAGACCAGCCACCTGCGTAGGACATGTTAAAACTCATAGGCATACGAATGCAGACTCACCATATGACAGATCATAGCTGTGTTTTATCATAAAGAATGTGACCGGCGTCTGGATAAAACGTCATTCTCTACATCATCAAATCAAGCATCATCTCTTGAACCAAAATATGGGTGttttaacacacaaaaacttaaatatgcttatttattcatgATATTTTCtcaattatttatttccagCAGATTAGACATATGACCCTGCCCTCCAGACAGCTGCCAACAGGCcggctaaacaacaacaacaacagctggttataagctaacattatgtCAGCTAATGTTAGGGTGGAGtgttctaaaaacaaacaaaaagaaaaaacacagttttcttcAGATAAACAGGTTGATATACATTCTCATTCACATCATATGAGAGTTTATTCACAAGTGTCCGAGTTAGATCTACTTCAAAAAAGTATCTCGAAAGCCAGCTAACAGCTGCTAACTGTGGCTAACAGAAGCTAAACAGTAGGTAGCAGAGACTAACATCAGCTAACAGCAACTAACATAGATTAATCCCAGATAACAGAGACTAACAGCCACTAACAGTGGCTATCAGCAGCATAAACAGCAGGTAACATAGACAGAGATAACCCCAGATCACAGAGGCTTACAGCGGCAAAAACAGCTGCACTTACTGACAGAGAAGTTCAGGGTATCTTCAACAAGTCACTTCTCTGTCCCTGTCATGGGCAGAAGTGAGATTCAGATTAGTGTTGTTCTTTGTTCAGATTATCTCAAATGAACATGTGCAAGAATTTCCATAAAGCTGCTCAATGCACAAAAAGTCTTTTCAAAAGACAACAAAAGCGGATAAAAATCCTAGAAAAAATTAATGTGATCGTCCTTTAAATTGGAAATATAACACggtatatgtctgtgaaggttctcagtcatccaggtcatggtagtcaaaggagcttgcaaagaaaaatgtctggacttctttaggtttaaatctgggactctccaccagttgactttagaactgaagaagcttctcggatgagaggtgaaacgtcttcaagcaacttaaagaagtccagatgcttttctttgcaagctcctttgataaCACGGTATAACAGGAAATGTGAGTATGCTCACATACAGTAACCAAGGCATGCTGGCTTTGTTCTTTTAGGGTCTCCAAGAAAGACTGATGGTTCTCTTCCCTCAAGACATCGTGCTTCTATCTGTTGACAACAAGCGCCTGACTATAAGATATGAGGTACTGCAAAATTACTCTGTGGGAAAAATCCATAATAACAccttttctgctgctgtgacaGCAAAACTTCCCAGTGTCCCAGTAATTATGACATGTTCCTTGTTATTTTGGTAGGTAACATGGTAGTTCAAACTTTCTGCCTTCATCATTCAGTATCTTTGTAGTAGAAAATTATTTCCAAAATGATGAACTAACTATTCTTTCTTCATTTTCGCTCGtatttatatatacactgtTAGAGAAGTGGAtgctcaggcttcagactgctctacATGTTTAGTTTCTGGCTGAGCTTTTAGACTTTCGACTGCGTATGATGTGAGAGGAGATGTTGTTTATATGGTTATCTGTCTTTAAGGACAGAAGCCCAGCTCACCTGTTGTTAAAACCTTTAAAGCAGCATCTAGAAAACAACTTGTCTTTTCTGTCATTCTAACAGGGAAGGTTGCCCCGACAAAGTGTCAAAGCAGTTGAGAGGTCAGCCTTGCCTGGACGGCTGGAGTTTGAACTGATAGGTACACTCTACACACGTGGTATCTTTGTATTTTTAGTTAAATGCAGCGTTGGAAgggcaaaaataaatatgtgattCATTTCATAtaatcactgtttttgtttggatTTAGGTGAACTGGTGGAGCCGCTGCAGGTCTCTTGTACCTGCATGGAGGATTATCAGAACTGGATTTTTCAGTTACAACAGGTTAGACATGATTGTATGATTATACATGTTTAATGAACCATTAAAGAATAATGTATGGGCTGTAACAGTGAAAGAGGCTAAACAGGTCAGGAGAGATGAGGGAGTCACAGGGAAGGTGATCGTTTGCAGCCAGTTTGTGTAggtttaattttaaacattattatgtgctttttatttaaatgagtgaaaaataaagaaattttaaaaatacttttctgcaaattaatttaaaaaactgccATGTAACACTTTATCAGCCAGCAATACTCATTCACCGGACACTTCATtgggtacaccttgctagttcTTCATGGCATAAATTCAACAGAGTGATGGAAACATTCGTCGGAGATTTTGTTCCATGTTAACATTATAGCATCACACATTTGCACAACTGTGGACAATAGAAGGCACAACTTGTGAAATGTAGcctcgtttttcttttcttagtcGACACGAGTGGCACCTGTtgcggtcttctgctgctgctttcagagatggtcttctgCATACATCGGTTGTAACTAGTGGTTATTTCCatgcttgaagcagtctggccggTCTGCGCTGGCCTTTGGCATCAAAGACATTTTCTCCTTCTAGGATCATTCTCTATAATCCCTCGAGATGGTTATAATGGAAAATCCAGTTTAAATCACCTTtattccccattctgatgtttAGTTTGCAAGTCATCTTGAACATGTCCACATGCCTAAAGGTGATTTGCTGATTAGATATGtgtgttaacaagcagttgaacatgTATATCTAATGAAGTGACCAACAAAGAGTTTTTTTGGCCTAAATGGTTTGCCAAGAGCAGGAGGACATAAACATTCAAGAAAATTGTGGCATTAAACGGTACGTTTCCTTAGCAGTTGTAAAGTAGCTGCATAATAAAATACTTTCTAGAAGAAAACTTTCTATGAACTGACCGATCACATTTCTGCATAGTTTAGGCTTATGTGTGGTAGTCACTTGTTTTAGTTTGGTATGAAAATCAACTTGTATGAACTTGTTTGAGATTAAAAGCACATTCATGCAGCTATATTCAGCAACTCTGAAAGCAGAAgatataaaaaatgtttatttggaCACTCCTTAAGCACAGGCTTTTTAAAGTCCGTTGTTTTTCTAGATGCAAGAAAAACTGCTTGTCATGCAGAACATGACGTGTGGTGCTTTAACCGTGCGGCATATTTGCATAaacaagattttctttttaatttgcagCCAGACAGAAGCAACCATGTTACTGTGAGTCAACCGCCACCTCCGATAATGCCAAAGCTGCAGAGGAACAGGAAGGAGTCCCAGGAACCAATGCTAGCAGCCGACCCATATCACATCAATGGACGCGGCTGATTCCTCAGACGGGAGGAAGAGCCTCAAACGTCACTGTAATCATAAATTTGAAACATGTAGATAATTTGTACATATGTCTCGTATGTGCCACAACATGGAGGCAGAGCAGTGAAGACTTCTCGTTCTAATCTTTGATATATTTGGTTGATTTTGTCACTGTGAACAGACAGAACACAGCACTTAAAGCCAGTATTCATGTTCGAGCGTAAACTAGTCCTTGACCCAGTTTCAGAGCAGATCAGACCTGAAGAAATGTTAGATGTAGAAACTGTAGAGTCTCAAAAATAGCTTAAACTTAGGGGTGAATAAACTGTAAATACCTGTATGTAGCTTTGTTTtaccttttcaaaataaactatttaaaaaagtttaattcCAAACAACATATTGTAAGGATCTGTTTATTTCAGAGGCAAAACATTTACAGTAATGTGCAGAAATCCAGAAAACATCCAGTGTCTGACAGCGCTTGTAATTACTGTGGCGTTGGGAATTAAACTGACTCCAAATGTCATATTTATACAATAGTATTTGTCAAATCTTAGTTCATATAAATTACAGTCATAACGTTTTGCTCTTTATACACAAACCCATTTTATcggaaaacacatttacatcagAATCTCCTTAGAGAGGAACCAGCTAGAGGAGTAACTATAAATACACATACTGCAACTGCAACAGTTTAAATTAAAACTAAGAAGTGAGATACAGAAATAAGCTGTGTTACAAACATTTCATGTGCCGCTGGATGAATTTACACTGGAATCTTAATTAAAGTGGTTCATTAACAACAGCTTTCAGCTCAGTCACACTGTGCTATTGGTCACTTGTGaatttttacacaaaataatttGAAGGATGGAGACCTATACGCAAGTTAGTGCTTAGTGTAtgcaagcagtttttttttcagtatttctaGTATAACGGTATAATCAATTATATTGCTAATTTGGgtcaaaaaagtttttaaaatgattacatGTAACGCTAAACGTTCACATTTACCACATGGATGGTTAATGTAAATGCCCGACAAGGTGAAACTGGTAGGTTTTTCAGTTCCTGGTTTTATAGGTCAACAGCTGCTCGCTGCGGCTTTGACTTCATGCAGATGTTACTAAAACAGGAGTAGATGTTTCAATGTTATGTTGTTGTACACCAGTCATGGTGCGACTGACAAATTAGAGATGTCACCAGTGGATTCTGAACAAAAGTGGAAGTCTATGGCACAGAGGAATACACACAATATATCAGGGTTTGGCTACATATGTGGATACAGTGTAACCGGTATTAAACCCTACGACTTGTTTCATTTCTAAAATACCGTCCTGAAAGCACTTCATCACAGCATGGGTACTGCAGATCATGTCCAGATAAAAAGGTATCATCCTCTAGTAAAGAGGTAAGCATGTTTGACCAAATTCTTATCACTTTAGGGTGTAGATGGAAATAATGCGCTGTTGCACTGGTAAAAAAATCGTATATCACGTGAAGATATGAATGTGAAAAAACTGCCTGTGGTGTGTCCTGAGGCATCTCAGAAGCAGCACCCGCATCAAGCACATTTCTGATTATTAGAAGAGTGAACCTGCAGCACCCCACAGAGGCCAGGAGACAGCCCAAAGTAAGATTGTGCC from Astatotilapia calliptera chromosome 20, fAstCal1.2, whole genome shotgun sequence includes these protein-coding regions:
- the LOC113013161 gene encoding uncharacterized protein LOC113013161, producing the protein MGCCSVTQRHTGVDEVGPDEIELLELSGDNLGVWSLGETRLQLSVRNSRDEQPQPPRRPSIPHLEQEVVLWGKSRDELHQRIYSQQPIRGWEGQAAHMYGEIIHSSLVSLYISYTQETQEHFLVLFSFHLLILSLDHSRQDFVYEGILPLSGLSFQVVSLDLDASHSPHMFEISSPVMDSKVFTCASAADLQKWMQHAEDRRYKAMIQPMSPSHCALSYLLPCDENWKREELKKYLLQAPIWQWEGSPIQHMGQPSYVSIVHIINTQRQGLQERLMVLFPQDIVLLSVDNKRLTIRYEGRLPRQSVKAVERSALPGRLEFELIGELVEPLQVSCTCMEDYQNWIFQLQQPDRSNHVTVSQPPPPIMPKLQRNRKESQEPMLAADPYHINGRG